A genomic region of Lates calcarifer isolate ASB-BC8 unplaced genomic scaffold, TLL_Latcal_v3 _unitig_1202_quiver_1434, whole genome shotgun sequence contains the following coding sequences:
- the LOC108887069 gene encoding ras-related protein Rab-5C, producing MAGRGGGSTRPNGAAAANKICQFKLVLLGESAVGKSSLVLRFVKGQFHEFQESTIGAAFLTQTVCLDDTTVKFEIWDTAGQERYHSLAPMYYRGAQAAIVVYDITNTDTFVRAKNWVKELQRQASPNIVIALAGNKADIANKRAVELQEAQVYADDNSLLFMETSAKTAMNVNEIFMAIAKKLPKNDAQGGAGQGGRTRTGVDLQEAAPQGRSGQCCGGN from the exons ATGGCTGGGCGCGGTGGAGGATCAACCAGGCCTAATGGTGCCGCAGCAGCAAACAAAATCTGCCAGTTCAAACTGGTGCTGCTGGGGGAGTCGGCAGTGGGTAAGTCCAGCTTAGTGCTGCGATTTGTCAAAGGCCAGTTCCATGAATTCCAGGAGAGCACCATTGGAg CTGCCTTCCTCACTCAGACCGTCTGTCTGGACGACACAACTGTGAAGTTTGAGATCTGGGACACAGCAGGTCAAGAGCGCTACCACAGCTTGGCTCCAATGTACTACAGAGGAGCGCAGGCAGCCATTGTGGTCTACGACATCACCAACACA GATACATTTGTACGGGCAAAAAACTGGgtgaaggagctgcagagacaagCCAGTCCCAACATAGTGATCGCTCTGGCAGGCAACAAGGCAGACATCGCAAACAAGAGAGCCGTGGAGCTTCAG GAGGCGCAAGTGTATGCTGATGACAACAGTCTACTCTTCATGGAGACCTCAGCTAAGACTGCCATGAATGTCAACGAAATTTTCATGGCTATTG CAAAGAAGCTACCGAAGAACGACGCTCAGGGTGGAGCAGGACAAGGTGGACGGACCCGGACAGGAGTGGATCTACAAGAAGCCGCCCCTCAGGGCCGCAGCGGCCAGTGCTGCGGCGGCAATTAG